From the Prunus dulcis chromosome 4, ALMONDv2, whole genome shotgun sequence genome, one window contains:
- the LOC117624591 gene encoding peptide methionine sulfoxide reductase B1, chloroplastic has protein sequence MASSGCSLSLPTTAACISSKTQFVFGLKSKNFVLNSRPLAKPRLCFSVRAMGSSASSPDRSSQETGVVDYKSVSDQEWKKRLTQEQFYITRKKGTERAFTGEYWNTKTQGTYHCICCDTPLFESSTKFDSGTGWPSYYQPIGNNVKSKLDLSIIIMPRTEVLCAACDAHLGHVFDDGPPPTGKRYCINSASLKLKPE, from the exons ATGGCATCTTCTGGTTGTAGTTTGAGCTTACCAACAACAGCAGCTTGCATTTCCTCGAAAACTCAGTTCGTCTTTGGCTTGAAATCCAAGAATTTTGTATTGAATTCCCGACCTTTGGCCAAACCGAGGCTCTGCTTCTCTGTTCGTGCAATGGGTTCATCTGCTTCTTCACCAGACAGAAGTTCTCAAG AGACAGGTGTGGTTGACTATAAATCTGTAAGTGATCAAGAATGGAAGAAGCGGCTTACCCAGGAACAGTTTTACATCACTCGTAAAAAGGGAACAGAGAGGGCTTTCACTGG GGAATACTGGAATACCAAAACTCAAGGAACTTACCATTGCATATGTTGTGACACACCTCTATTTGA ATCATCTACCAAATTTGATAGTGGAACCGGTTGGCCATCTTATTACCAGCCGATAGGAAACAATGTGAAGTCCAAGTTAGACTTGTCTATTATAATCATGCCTCGCACGGAAGTTCTTTGTGCCGCATGTGATGCTCATCTTGGCCATGTCTTTGATGATGGACCACCACCCACGGGAAAGCGTTACTGTATAAACAG CGCCTCTCTGAAACTAAAACCGGAGTAG